The genomic interval CTCTCGGTCCACGGCAAGGCTCGCGGCTGCTACGGCACGCCTCGGATCGAGCAGGCGCTTCGCCGTCAGGGCATTCAGACCTCGCGCAAGCGCGTCTCACGGCTACGCCGAGAGCTAGGTCTTCGGGCCAAAGGCCGTCGCCGTTTCCACGCAACGACGGATTCGAAGCACAGCTACGCGGTGGCCCCGAATCGTCTGAACCGTCGCTTCGTGGCGGCCCGCCCGGACGAGATTTGGGTCGGGGATGTGACCTACCTGCGTCGAGGACCGGACTGGCTCTATCTGGCCTTCCTGCTCGATGTGCACTCGCGTCGGATCGTGGGGTGGTCGGTGCGAAACCGGCTCGATGAGCACCTGACCCTCGAGGCCCTCCGGCGGGCGGTGGAGTCTCGTCGCCCGTCCGCGGGCCTCATCCATCACACA from Acidobacteriota bacterium carries:
- a CDS encoding IS3 family transposase — translated: MERFQAAHPVGRLCQALEVSRSGHYARRHRGESRRRREDRVLKQEILSVHGKARGCYGTPRIEQALRRQGIQTSRKRVSRLRRELGLRAKGRRRFHATTDSKHSYAVAPNRLNRRFVAARPDEIWVGDVTYLRRGPDWLYLAFLLDVHSRRIVGWSVRNRLDEHLTLEALRRAVESRRPSAGLIHHT